In methanogenic archaeon ISO4-H5, the following are encoded in one genomic region:
- a CDS encoding methionyl-tRNA synthetase beta subunit MetG2, translating into MDNAQTEPFDDFRRIELRIGTVVEVNDHPEAEKLYVLKVDLGEEEPRTIVTNIKSYYPYDKMMGRKLLVVSNLKSANFRGVKSFGMLMAAEDLEMGGNSLLLLDPSVDVPNGTLMSCGMETKGLRCEMKHLEKVTIKVAKVVDGKFMGMDIELPEGAPERVAAVIDGDKAVVLGDGKGCVMTVDGDIKDGAPAL; encoded by the coding sequence ATGGATAACGCACAGACAGAACCTTTCGACGATTTCAGGAGGATCGAGCTCCGTATCGGCACCGTGGTCGAAGTCAACGACCACCCCGAGGCCGAGAAGCTCTACGTCCTGAAAGTGGACCTGGGCGAGGAGGAACCCCGCACCATAGTGACCAACATCAAGAGCTACTACCCCTACGACAAGATGATGGGAAGGAAGCTCCTGGTGGTATCCAACCTCAAATCCGCCAACTTCCGCGGAGTGAAGTCCTTTGGCATGCTGATGGCAGCCGAGGATCTGGAGATGGGAGGCAATTCCCTTCTTCTCTTGGATCCCTCCGTGGACGTGCCCAACGGCACCCTCATGAGCTGCGGAATGGAGACCAAGGGACTCAGGTGCGAGATGAAGCACCTCGAGAAGGTGACCATCAAGGTCGCCAAGGTTGTCGACGGAAAGTTCATGGGAATGGACATCGAGCTTCCTGAGGGAGCACCCGAGCGTGTCGCCGCCGTCATCGACGGAGACAAAGCAGTGGTCCTCGGCGACGGCAAAGGATGCGTCATGACTGTGGACGGCGACATCAAGGACGGAGCCCCCGCATTATGA
- a CDS encoding methionyl-tRNA synthetase MetG1, with amino-acid sequence MSKILINVAWPYANGPIHLGHVAGSLLPPDIFRRYHVLLGNEVWMVGGSDQHGTPITVSADKEGVSPETIAERYHQINKESIEGLGIEYTLYNKTHCPVHFEITQHMFTRLKENGYIYEVEEDEYYCPKCAKFLPDRYVEGICPKCGATDVRSDQCDSCGATFVPGDVLQPHCTRCGTTPEVRSSKQFALKLSAFEKPLMEELAKNTHWRSNVKAFTENFVKGGLKDRSITRDMSWGVPIPVEGEEWKSKVIYVWFDAVIGYLSATVQHARDIGQPDYWKTFWQNPDCKHYYFIGKDNIPFHSIIWPAMLMGMEEGYNLPYDIPANEYLMFGGAKLSKSRKGVASAASANIPRDIKHVLEKFDPEEIRYYLSVVMPDLHDSDFTWEDLETKVNNELVAALGNFYHRCLSFTHKNFGEIPANPEPDAKVTEAIAKYLKDYNTHISVCDFKKAIQDVMALAHFSNEYFNSCMPWKLVKEDREKCGRVLYDNLRLVKALCIMAWPFMPKSSERIWGFMGLPGTIAEAGIAAVESALPAGTKLNEPVPVYGKIDLKVMFPELYGQPEADVKIKEKKQAPAKLEGPFADFRMLDLRVGQVIKVEDHPNADKLYKLTVDLGEAEPRTICAGLKAYYTPEEMLNRKAIVVSNLAPRPLRGVDSCGMLLAADDETLGGNTVALLKPSKDVPVGTKFNCGLENSSSEIDYKKHFAAVIMKVTSVKEGIEGVPADAPAYIAAVYDGEKAITLSDGNGTVATVERKITDGAGVR; translated from the coding sequence ATGTCAAAGATTCTGATTAACGTCGCCTGGCCCTACGCCAACGGCCCAATCCATCTCGGCCACGTGGCAGGTTCGCTCCTCCCTCCGGATATATTCCGCAGGTATCATGTCCTGCTCGGCAACGAGGTCTGGATGGTGGGCGGTTCGGACCAGCACGGTACCCCCATCACGGTTTCCGCAGATAAGGAGGGAGTATCCCCTGAGACCATCGCCGAGCGCTACCACCAGATCAACAAGGAGAGCATCGAGGGACTGGGCATAGAGTACACCCTTTACAACAAGACCCACTGCCCCGTGCATTTCGAGATCACCCAGCACATGTTCACCCGCCTGAAGGAGAACGGATATATCTATGAGGTCGAAGAGGACGAGTACTACTGTCCTAAATGTGCCAAGTTCCTTCCCGACAGGTATGTGGAGGGAATCTGTCCCAAATGCGGTGCCACCGACGTCCGTTCCGACCAGTGCGACTCCTGCGGAGCCACTTTCGTGCCCGGAGACGTCCTTCAGCCCCACTGTACCCGCTGCGGAACCACTCCTGAGGTAAGGTCCTCCAAGCAGTTCGCATTGAAACTCTCCGCCTTCGAGAAACCTCTCATGGAGGAACTCGCTAAGAACACCCACTGGCGTTCCAACGTCAAGGCGTTCACCGAGAACTTCGTCAAAGGAGGACTCAAGGACAGATCCATCACCAGGGACATGTCCTGGGGAGTCCCCATCCCTGTCGAGGGCGAGGAATGGAAATCCAAGGTCATCTACGTGTGGTTCGATGCGGTCATCGGTTATCTGTCTGCTACCGTCCAGCACGCCAGGGACATCGGACAGCCCGATTACTGGAAGACCTTCTGGCAGAATCCCGATTGTAAGCATTACTACTTCATCGGAAAGGACAACATTCCGTTCCACTCCATCATCTGGCCCGCCATGCTCATGGGCATGGAGGAGGGTTACAACCTTCCCTATGACATCCCCGCCAACGAGTACTTAATGTTCGGCGGTGCCAAGCTCTCCAAGAGCAGGAAGGGTGTCGCATCCGCGGCATCCGCCAACATACCCAGGGACATCAAACACGTGCTGGAGAAGTTCGATCCTGAGGAGATCAGGTACTATCTCTCGGTGGTCATGCCCGACCTTCACGACTCGGATTTCACCTGGGAGGACCTGGAGACTAAAGTCAACAACGAACTGGTCGCCGCCCTCGGTAACTTCTACCACAGGTGTCTCAGTTTCACCCACAAGAACTTCGGCGAGATCCCCGCCAATCCGGAACCCGATGCAAAGGTTACCGAGGCCATCGCCAAATACCTCAAAGACTACAACACGCACATCTCTGTCTGCGACTTCAAGAAGGCTATCCAGGATGTTATGGCACTGGCCCACTTCAGCAACGAGTACTTCAACTCCTGCATGCCCTGGAAGCTCGTCAAGGAAGACAGGGAGAAATGCGGAAGGGTGCTGTACGATAACCTCAGGCTCGTGAAGGCCCTGTGTATCATGGCATGGCCTTTCATGCCCAAGTCCTCCGAGAGGATCTGGGGATTCATGGGTCTTCCCGGCACCATCGCCGAAGCAGGCATCGCCGCCGTGGAGTCCGCCCTGCCCGCAGGAACGAAACTGAACGAACCTGTCCCCGTGTACGGCAAGATCGACCTCAAGGTAATGTTCCCCGAACTCTACGGACAGCCCGAGGCCGATGTCAAGATCAAGGAGAAGAAACAGGCCCCCGCCAAGCTCGAAGGTCCCTTCGCGGACTTCAGGATGCTCGACCTGAGGGTCGGACAGGTCATCAAGGTCGAAGACCATCCAAACGCCGACAAGCTCTACAAGCTCACTGTAGACCTGGGCGAGGCCGAGCCCCGCACCATCTGCGCCGGACTGAAAGCATACTACACCCCCGAAGAGATGCTGAACAGGAAGGCGATAGTCGTCAGCAACCTGGCGCCCAGGCCCCTGAGGGGTGTCGATTCATGCGGAATGCTGCTGGCGGCCGACGACGAGACCCTGGGTGGTAACACCGTGGCATTGCTGAAACCCTCCAAGGACGTGCCTGTCGGAACCAAATTCAACTGCGGACTGGAGAATTCCTCGTCCGAGATCGATTACAAGAAACACTTCGCGGCCGTCATCATGAAGGTGACCTCCGTGAAGGAAGGTATCGAGGGAGTCCCCGCGGACGCCCCCGCCTACATCGCTGCAGTCTACGATGGGGAGAAAGCGATCACCCTGTCGGACGGCAACGGGACCGTGGCCACCGTCGAGAGGAAGATCACCGACGGTGCCGGAGTGAGATGA
- a CDS encoding ABC transporter ATP-binding protein, translating into MKVSVDGVEFRYKSASVLEGITLELDGAGLTSIIGPNGVGKTTFLHCINRLLTPSSGTILVDDVDVKEYKTRDLAKVVGYVPYSGSKGFPLTVLDTVVMGRHPYSTIRSTKKDVQAAYETLDMLEISEFALRPFSDLSAGQRQKVMLARGIVQEPRILLLDEPTANLDIKHQMEVTKILLDLSRSKDMNIIMVSHDLNIAAKYSDRVVMMHQGKIFRVGTPAEVITSENLRTVYDVEAEITEHCGRPYVLLNGPL; encoded by the coding sequence ATGAAAGTATCAGTGGACGGAGTCGAATTTAGATACAAGAGCGCATCAGTGTTGGAAGGGATTACCCTCGAACTGGACGGTGCGGGTTTGACCTCTATCATCGGCCCCAACGGGGTGGGGAAAACAACATTTTTGCATTGCATCAACCGTCTGCTGACGCCGTCCTCCGGAACTATCTTGGTGGATGATGTCGATGTCAAAGAATACAAGACCCGTGATTTGGCTAAAGTCGTGGGTTATGTTCCGTATTCCGGGAGCAAAGGGTTCCCGCTCACGGTCCTTGATACCGTTGTGATGGGCCGTCATCCATATAGTACCATTCGTTCGACGAAGAAAGATGTGCAGGCTGCTTATGAAACCCTTGACATGCTGGAGATCAGCGAATTTGCTCTGCGTCCGTTCTCCGATCTGTCAGCGGGTCAGAGGCAGAAGGTGATGCTGGCGCGCGGAATCGTCCAGGAACCTCGCATTCTGCTCCTGGATGAACCTACCGCCAATCTTGATATCAAACACCAAATGGAAGTGACGAAGATTCTCCTGGATCTTTCCCGTTCCAAGGATATGAACATCATCATGGTCAGTCACGACCTCAATATCGCCGCCAAATACTCTGACCGTGTGGTGATGATGCACCAGGGAAAGATATTCCGCGTCGGCACTCCGGCAGAAGTGATAACCTCGGAAAACCTGAGGACCGTGTATGATGTGGAAGCGGAGATAACCGAACACTGCGGCAGGCCGTACGTCCTTCTCAACGGCCCCCTGTGA
- a CDS encoding ABC transporter permease protein has translation MDKTFEENYHAFVLKRLIFILICVLLVLVFAAASCLIDGRDIEFLEVYRVIWRHINGATYEFGSTGYWDDYIVWNTRMPRTVMAILAGMALAACGVAMQSIMANPLADAYTTGISSGACFGAILAIAIGFSFTSAAGEYAIVGNAFLMALVPALIVVGLSRFMNTSPATLILIGTAVSYLFGSLNTIVLVNVDEETLSTAYLWQIGSFENMSWNELTVPFAVTVAGSLILSLMSRKLNVMMTGEDEAKSMGLDVENFRTFILVIMSLMVAAIISYTGIIGFVGLVAPHIVRMVIGSDNRFLIPASMAFGAVLLVGADLLARIVVHPYEMPAGIILMFIGGPMFLYLIIKRRSYGGL, from the coding sequence ATGGACAAGACGTTTGAGGAGAATTATCACGCGTTCGTGCTCAAGCGCCTGATATTCATTCTGATCTGTGTCCTGTTGGTGCTTGTTTTCGCCGCTGCATCCTGTCTCATTGATGGTAGGGATATCGAATTTCTCGAAGTCTACCGTGTAATCTGGAGGCATATCAACGGTGCCACCTACGAATTCGGCAGTACCGGGTACTGGGATGATTACATCGTATGGAACACCCGTATGCCCCGTACCGTCATGGCCATTCTCGCAGGGATGGCATTGGCTGCCTGCGGTGTGGCCATGCAGAGCATCATGGCCAATCCCCTGGCTGATGCGTACACGACCGGAATCTCATCCGGTGCCTGTTTTGGAGCAATTCTGGCAATCGCAATCGGTTTCTCCTTCACTTCCGCCGCCGGGGAGTATGCTATCGTCGGTAACGCTTTCCTGATGGCACTGGTTCCTGCGCTCATAGTCGTCGGTCTTTCCAGATTCATGAACACCTCTCCCGCTACGCTGATCCTCATCGGAACTGCTGTATCGTATCTGTTCGGATCTCTGAATACCATTGTCCTGGTGAATGTCGACGAAGAGACACTTTCTACCGCATACCTTTGGCAGATTGGGTCTTTCGAGAACATGTCCTGGAATGAACTCACGGTACCTTTCGCGGTGACTGTTGCGGGTTCGCTGATTCTCTCGCTGATGTCGAGAAAACTCAATGTGATGATGACCGGAGAGGACGAAGCCAAGAGTATGGGTCTCGATGTGGAGAATTTCCGCACTTTCATACTGGTGATCATGTCGCTGATGGTGGCAGCCATCATCAGCTACACCGGGATAATTGGATTCGTGGGTCTGGTCGCGCCGCACATTGTCCGCATGGTCATCGGTTCCGATAACCGCTTCCTGATTCCCGCATCGATGGCATTCGGCGCTGTGCTATTGGTCGGTGCGGATCTTTTGGCACGTATCGTGGTGCACCCCTACGAGATGCCGGCCGGAATCATCCTGATGTTCATCGGAGGACCGATGTTCCTATATCTGATTATCAAGCGCAGAAGTTACGGGGGTCTGTGA
- a CDS encoding transposase — translation MQKTLSHHEKQRLKKIALTERKRALVLERFCFENGRSDKERSSLRDIGKKFGYSHTHIRSLRNRFLKAKHYHRFGVPYTKYTKIEGYTKMLAPKRPGPAKGQYTPKRDEIRDAVIETKQAYMKLGAAKIGKISGVNASHPTVHAVLREAGFENVTMRIGKVYKSFEMPHANDMWQIDYVELGTDRTTGRKVEFLSVIDDKSRRMLSHTVDVYATTDNVLRILEECIEEYGTPRAILSDHGTQWAANNGGDTRFDEWCESKGIRHVMGGVRKPTTQGKVERWHGSIRREANLPGEATLEEYDALMSQYIEFYNETRPHWALDLKTPSSVFCEDR, via the coding sequence ATGCAAAAAACCCTAAGTCATCATGAGAAACAAAGGTTAAAAAAGATAGCCTTGACCGAGCGGAAAAGAGCCCTCGTTTTGGAGAGGTTCTGCTTTGAAAATGGGCGTTCCGATAAGGAACGCTCCTCGCTGAGGGATATCGGAAAGAAATTCGGATATTCCCACACGCACATCCGTTCCCTTCGCAACCGTTTCCTGAAGGCAAAGCATTACCACAGATTCGGAGTGCCCTACACCAAATACACCAAGATCGAGGGCTACACGAAAATGCTGGCCCCGAAACGCCCGGGGCCGGCAAAAGGACAGTACACTCCGAAACGCGATGAAATCAGGGACGCTGTGATCGAAACGAAGCAAGCCTACATGAAACTGGGTGCCGCCAAGATCGGCAAGATCTCGGGTGTCAATGCATCCCATCCCACAGTACATGCGGTGCTCCGGGAAGCGGGATTCGAGAATGTCACGATGCGCATCGGGAAGGTCTACAAATCCTTCGAGATGCCACATGCCAACGACATGTGGCAGATCGACTACGTGGAGCTGGGAACAGACAGAACTACAGGCAGAAAGGTAGAGTTCCTGTCGGTCATAGACGACAAGTCACGCAGGATGCTGTCTCATACCGTCGACGTGTATGCGACGACGGATAACGTTCTCAGGATACTGGAAGAATGCATAGAGGAATACGGTACACCCAGAGCCATACTTTCGGATCATGGTACCCAATGGGCTGCCAATAACGGAGGGGATACGAGATTCGACGAGTGGTGCGAATCCAAAGGTATCCGTCATGTTATGGGTGGCGTACGCAAACCGACGACCCAAGGCAAGGTGGAACGCTGGCACGGGTCGATTCGCCGCGAGGCGAATCTTCCCGGAGAAGCAACCCTGGAGGAATATGACGCACTCATGAGCCAGTATATCGAATTCTACAACGAAACACGCCCGCATTGGGCATTGGATCTGAAGACTCCTTCTTCCGTATTCTGTGAAGACAGATAG
- a CDS encoding GMP synthase subunit A GuaA1, translated as MDSNVRPESMVRITTPELADTFIKEQVEALQKQIGDGKVLLALSGGVDSSVVAALLIKAIGKNLTCVHVNHGLLRKGEAEQVIDVFRNQMKANLVYVDATDRFLDKLAGVSDPEQKRKIIGAEFINVFEEEAKKIEGVKFLGQGTIYPDILESHGVKAHHNVGGLPEKFGFELVEPVKLLFKDEVRVVGKQLGLPDSMVFRQPFPGPGLGVRCTGAITRDRLEAVRESDAILREEFANAGLQGKVWQYFTIVPDYRSTGVKDGKRLWDWPVIIRAVNTKDAMTATVEEVPWPLLNKITQRILSEVKGVNRVLYDLSPKPCATIEWE; from the coding sequence ATGGACAGCAACGTTCGCCCCGAATCAATGGTTCGCATCACCACCCCCGAGCTCGCAGACACATTCATCAAGGAACAGGTAGAAGCCCTTCAGAAACAGATCGGCGACGGAAAAGTCCTTCTTGCACTGTCGGGAGGAGTCGACTCCTCCGTGGTCGCCGCCCTTCTCATCAAAGCCATCGGCAAGAATCTCACCTGCGTTCATGTCAACCACGGTCTGCTCCGCAAAGGAGAGGCCGAGCAGGTCATCGACGTGTTCCGCAACCAGATGAAGGCCAACCTGGTCTACGTTGACGCCACCGACCGTTTCCTCGACAAGCTCGCAGGAGTCTCCGACCCTGAGCAGAAGAGGAAGATCATCGGAGCGGAGTTCATCAACGTCTTCGAGGAGGAAGCCAAGAAGATCGAGGGAGTCAAGTTCCTCGGACAGGGTACCATCTACCCTGACATCCTAGAATCCCATGGTGTCAAAGCACATCACAACGTCGGCGGTCTCCCCGAGAAGTTCGGATTCGAACTCGTCGAGCCTGTCAAGCTCCTGTTCAAGGATGAAGTACGTGTGGTAGGAAAGCAGCTCGGTCTGCCCGACAGCATGGTCTTCCGCCAGCCCTTCCCCGGACCCGGACTCGGTGTCCGCTGCACCGGAGCCATCACCCGCGACAGGCTCGAGGCCGTCAGGGAATCCGACGCCATCCTCCGCGAGGAGTTCGCCAACGCCGGACTCCAGGGCAAGGTATGGCAGTACTTCACCATCGTCCCCGACTACAGATCCACCGGCGTCAAGGACGGCAAGAGGCTGTGGGACTGGCCCGTCATCATCAGGGCAGTCAACACCAAGGATGCCATGACCGCCACCGTCGAGGAAGTACCGTGGCCCCTCCTGAACAAGATTACCCAGAGGATCCTTTCTGAGGTAAAGGGAGTGAACCGCGTCCTTTACGATCTCTCTCCCAAGCCCTGCGCCACCATCGAGTGGGAGTGA
- a CDS encoding ABC transporter permease protein, which produces MDWKEFVPIYRKFISRKAAFCVLLLLGLCVLLIIAPVFGQFKIPVGEVYDIILTHLTGGTVESYGKDRAVWGIRLPNAITAVVVGFALGSCGAVMQSLLRNPLADPYTMGISSGASLGAALFFVMGISVLPFLSGDYAMIANAFILSLIPTGIAILISCFRRMSTTAIILAGIAVMYTFGAITSTIMLIANPTQLSQVYMWNLGNIGTGSWGRIGLIVVLVAVCTSVLMVMSRKIDILTGSDDMAKTVGMNPMVCRMSLMVLISLMVAVIVSFTGTIGFIGLVGPHLARIFVGSSSRHLIPASGFTGAMLLLTSQCIAINLGSLPIGVITSLIGCPVFLALLIKQRNSEWN; this is translated from the coding sequence TTGGACTGGAAGGAGTTCGTCCCCATCTACCGTAAATTCATTTCCAGGAAGGCGGCTTTCTGTGTCCTGCTTCTTCTGGGTCTATGCGTATTGTTGATCATTGCCCCTGTTTTTGGACAGTTCAAGATACCCGTGGGGGAGGTATATGATATCATCTTAACCCATCTTACCGGAGGAACGGTCGAAAGCTACGGAAAGGACCGTGCGGTGTGGGGAATACGTCTTCCCAATGCCATCACTGCCGTTGTGGTAGGTTTCGCTCTCGGATCATGCGGTGCCGTTATGCAGAGCCTGTTGCGCAATCCCCTTGCAGATCCGTACACCATGGGAATCTCCTCGGGAGCTTCGCTGGGTGCGGCACTGTTCTTCGTGATGGGTATCAGTGTGCTTCCGTTCCTTAGCGGGGACTATGCGATGATTGCCAACGCTTTCATCCTGTCGCTGATCCCCACAGGCATTGCCATCCTCATTTCATGTTTCCGTCGGATGAGTACTACCGCAATAATTCTGGCTGGAATCGCCGTGATGTACACGTTCGGAGCCATCACCTCCACCATAATGCTGATCGCAAACCCTACCCAGCTGAGTCAGGTCTATATGTGGAATCTCGGCAACATCGGTACTGGTTCGTGGGGGAGGATAGGGTTAATCGTTGTGTTGGTAGCCGTATGCACCTCTGTTCTCATGGTCATGAGCCGTAAGATCGACATCCTGACCGGAAGCGATGACATGGCCAAGACCGTAGGGATGAATCCGATGGTCTGCCGCATGTCCCTGATGGTTCTGATTTCCCTCATGGTAGCTGTCATCGTCAGTTTTACTGGTACTATCGGTTTCATCGGATTGGTGGGGCCTCATCTAGCCCGTATTTTCGTAGGCAGTTCATCCCGCCATCTCATTCCAGCATCGGGATTCACAGGAGCCATGCTACTTCTTACTTCGCAGTGTATCGCTATTAATCTCGGTTCCTTGCCCATAGGAGTAATAACTTCGCTCATAGGCTGTCCAGTTTTCCTGGCCCTCCTCATCAAACAGCGCAATTCCGAATGGAACTGA
- a CDS encoding thymidine phosphorylase, translating into MKLRVRAADLTTYEPIVLLNAEDCLVMGVGPTDRVRIEGRNPAVATVTITDFPDIRGCISMPTNLLERCRVSKGDYVDVSYSPLPGSIRSVRKKINGGKLAANEIDSIVWDIFSGNLSEKEILAFVSAFNVNNSDIAEVAFLTRSMASTGHTVDLGVRPVFDFHSLGGLPGNKITPIVVSIVASEGLTIPKMSSRAVSSACGTADFIDTFCDVEMDADALVKAVNEAGGVFACGNEDYAPVGRMIIRAERPMGIDPRPTMMASIMSKKVAIGTTHLLVDIPLGRTTKTPDLASARDFAEAIRNLGTILGIHIECAITRADQPLGRAIGPILEAKECIEVLEGRDADPEIVDKACSIAGIILEMAGEKDGRARAEEILHSGKAHEKFLQIVKTQNGNPDLKSTDLIPGSFCKDVHAKRDGFVGYIDNHSLVAIAKATGAPFEIEGGIEMLHKVGDAVKEGDVLFKIYAGSKPFLERAIESARSRRPMAVVAEPPEITEGPMVVERIPTKEMLDLIRFRS; encoded by the coding sequence ATGAAGCTCAGAGTGCGCGCCGCCGACCTCACGACCTACGAACCCATCGTCCTGCTCAATGCGGAGGACTGTCTCGTGATGGGCGTGGGCCCCACCGACCGTGTGCGCATCGAAGGCAGGAACCCGGCGGTGGCCACCGTGACCATCACCGACTTCCCGGACATCCGCGGATGCATCTCCATGCCCACGAACCTTCTGGAGAGATGCAGGGTCTCCAAGGGGGATTACGTCGACGTCTCCTACAGTCCCCTGCCCGGTTCCATCCGCTCCGTGAGAAAGAAGATCAACGGCGGTAAACTGGCTGCCAACGAGATCGACTCCATCGTCTGGGACATATTCAGCGGGAACCTCTCAGAGAAGGAGATCCTCGCCTTCGTATCGGCCTTCAACGTCAACAACTCGGACATCGCGGAGGTGGCCTTCCTGACCAGGTCCATGGCCTCCACCGGCCACACCGTCGACCTGGGGGTGAGGCCGGTCTTCGACTTCCACAGCCTCGGCGGCCTGCCCGGCAACAAGATAACACCTATCGTGGTGTCCATCGTGGCATCCGAGGGTCTGACCATCCCCAAGATGTCCTCGCGCGCCGTCAGCAGCGCATGCGGAACGGCCGATTTCATCGACACGTTCTGCGACGTGGAGATGGATGCGGACGCCCTCGTGAAGGCGGTCAATGAGGCGGGAGGCGTGTTCGCCTGCGGAAACGAAGATTACGCTCCTGTAGGCAGGATGATCATCCGCGCCGAGCGCCCCATGGGCATCGACCCTCGCCCCACCATGATGGCATCCATCATGAGCAAGAAGGTCGCCATCGGGACCACCCACCTGCTGGTGGACATCCCCCTGGGCAGGACCACCAAGACCCCGGACCTGGCGTCCGCCAGGGACTTCGCCGAGGCCATCAGGAACCTCGGCACCATCCTGGGCATACACATCGAATGCGCCATAACCCGCGCCGACCAGCCCCTGGGAAGGGCCATTGGACCCATCCTCGAGGCTAAGGAATGCATCGAGGTTCTCGAGGGCAGGGACGCCGATCCCGAGATCGTCGACAAGGCCTGTTCCATCGCGGGGATCATTCTCGAGATGGCCGGTGAGAAGGACGGCAGGGCCCGCGCGGAGGAGATCCTCCACTCCGGAAAAGCCCACGAGAAGTTCCTTCAGATCGTGAAGACCCAGAACGGTAATCCTGACCTCAAATCGACCGACCTGATCCCGGGCAGCTTCTGCAAGGACGTGCACGCCAAGAGGGACGGTTTCGTCGGCTACATAGACAACCACAGCCTGGTCGCCATCGCCAAGGCGACCGGCGCCCCCTTCGAGATCGAAGGCGGCATCGAGATGCTGCATAAGGTCGGCGATGCCGTGAAGGAGGGCGACGTCCTGTTCAAGATCTACGCCGGAAGCAAGCCGTTCCTCGAGCGCGCCATAGAATCGGCGAGGTCGCGCCGCCCCATGGCGGTCGTCGCCGAACCGCCCGAGATCACGGAAGGGCCGATGGTCGTCGAGCGCATTCCCACCAAGGAGATGCTGGACCTCATCCGTTTCAGGTCCTGA
- a CDS encoding php domain-containing protein, producing the protein MAITDHNEFKAFEDLKDNGKVIVIPAEEVSSKDGHIVALGIDRQITRGMSIQETIDAIHEAGGYAIAAHPYRWWSGLGPRNTKKYDFDGTEALNARSIPSANIKSLALAKKLGKPMTAGSDAHSPERVGWGYVELPDGLTTWQEVVQAIMEGKAVPHSKSRGFIRTLRYGIKSIGQWMFRGFRKM; encoded by the coding sequence GTGGCAATCACTGATCACAACGAATTCAAGGCCTTTGAGGACCTCAAGGACAACGGGAAAGTCATCGTGATCCCCGCCGAAGAGGTATCCTCGAAGGACGGACATATAGTAGCTCTGGGTATAGACAGACAGATCACCCGCGGGATGTCGATCCAGGAGACCATCGACGCCATCCACGAGGCAGGCGGCTATGCTATCGCCGCACACCCTTACAGATGGTGGTCGGGACTCGGACCCAGAAACACCAAGAAATACGATTTTGACGGGACCGAGGCACTCAACGCAAGGTCCATCCCGAGTGCCAACATCAAGAGTCTGGCACTTGCGAAAAAACTTGGCAAACCCATGACCGCCGGAAGCGATGCGCACTCTCCCGAGAGGGTCGGTTGGGGATATGTCGAACTGCCCGACGGACTGACCACCTGGCAGGAGGTCGTGCAGGCGATCATGGAGGGGAAGGCAGTTCCCCACAGCAAATCCCGCGGATTCATCAGGACTCTCCGTTACGGTATTAAGTCCATTGGACAGTGGATGTTCCGCGGGTTCCGCAAGATGTGA